The segment GTTTACCCGGCAATGTTTGTAAAACATGTCGAAGATAATCATGTGTAATACAATCGGTATTATGGGAATGATCACACTTGCTTGGCTGGCTACCAGTAGTTACTGAGCCCAGTTTGGCATTTATTTCCTCATAGGGTACAGACCCAGGAGGATATACACATTTCCTTCGCTCACACTGGCATTCTTATTTATCTTCAATAGAATGGTTCAATAAATGCATCATACTCTTCTGTCACCATAAATTATATATACTCAGTGTTAAGCTTGAGTATGTCATTGCTTACCAGTAAAAGAATTGTGGTCTAGGAATTTTTGGGGTgaagttatacaggaggtcagagtagtggatcacaatggtcacttctggccttggaattaggaagctgtgaattaaaaaaaattccatagcAATGTTAGCCATGTTCCCATGCTGTCTAAAGAGACGCACAACAGTCAGTCTAGGGAAACTGTTGCTTACCAGTGCTGGATAAGCAAAAGCTCAAATCAAATATGTGAAATGAAAGGATTTACTGTCACTGAAAGTAACTACTGTTCTGTAATTAAATAATCCTGGGTGCATTGACCGCCTGGTAGGTTAAAACAGAGGATGAGGTGTGTGttgcttatttttgtttaaattcaaCCAATGGCAGAAAAATTAATCTTTAGCAAAATGTGAGCAGGGCAGTGAAAATTCTCCTCTGGCTCTACTAGACCAATTGCATCCTATTCTGTACTGTGGAGAGAGTGCATGTGTTCTCCTGAAAGTGCAAAATTACATATGAGGGCAGGTCTTATTTGGGACAATCATAGTTTGTCAGACTCTCAAATCTGAGACTCAGATTTTCCTTGGACAAATTGCCTTTGAGGTTTTCTAAATGTATTAAATTCCCAGCATAACAGCACAGTGAGTAATCAAGAAATGCTACCTTTGGCTGACAATGTGGCTGAATCAACATTGCTGAGAGAATTAAAGCTTAACTTTAAATTTTCCTGACTTTGGGtatttaatacaatttttaaagatTAAGAGTTAAACGTGGAGTTTTGCATTTAGAATTCTTGGGTTTCTGTATCTGTGTTTAGTGTTGCCTTAGCTGGTGCAATTATCCCACACATGAAATGAAACTCATACTCGGTTCAATGCATGCTGCCCAGTTGTTATtgtatgtgggggaggaggggaaaagtgcCTCCTACATTGATCTCCTAACAGTAATTAAACACAGTCCCCACTGAACTCTGGCCAACTGCTGAGGATAGGACCAAATCATGATGAATGCAGCTTGGTCCTGTCCATCAGCTGATCAAACTGTATTATAAAATGATCTACAGAAAACAGTTTACACATGGCTGTATGGTCAGAGCAGGCAGGGTTCACACTTGCTGACATGACAGATGGTTCTGAATTGTCTTAGCAGTCGGGAAGGAGTGTGTTTACCTTCCAGCCACATGGTATGCTCATAAGGAGATGGAGTATCTACTGAGTGTGGGGAATCATAGTTTTATGCAGCTGAGACTACAGGGGAAAGTGGAAGCAATAAAACTGTCATGCCCCATTTGGGCTGTTGCAGAATCTTTAATTAGTGCCTTATGGAAGAAAGCACCATTTGAGCTTACATCCTATGTGGCTGAAGGACAGTTGGGGTGGCAAAGGTTCCTTAAGGGTCAGAGTTGGGAGGAGGGACAGGACATGCTCTGATATCTGGCATCCCCTGTCGctcaaaaaaatgaaaagacaCCTCTGAGAATCCAGTTCTTTAAGAtaacatagatttttaaaaacacactatTGACCTCAGCCATGGCTTTTTCCATACACCGAATGAAAAGATGCAATGTAagtcctctttttaaaatatttctaaattaatTCTCTGCTTTTTTGTCACTATTCAAAGTGGTTTATTTTTCTCTTGCAGGGGCAGCTGCCTCACAGATGTAAGTACTATTCTTGCAATTCTTAAAATCAGCCTTTTCCAGGACTGCTTTCCCAAACAAATCTCTAACGTTTCCCTAAAGTCAGGTATGATTAAGACACGTTCCTTGAGATCGAGGCCCCTTTTGTTGGCAGTTAGTCCCAACGGTAGAGCATTGGTCATTGATACAGTGCATAGCAAATTGCTGCCTCACGTGGGAATGGAGGGAGCCAAGTATCCCTTTGGAGTGCTTGGGAGTAAGAAAGCTCGCTAGTCTTACACCTCTCTACGGCTGTGAGATCTTGGGGACTgatttagggtacatctacactgcagttgggagcaTGCTTCCTAGCATGGGTAGACACACATGtgttagctctgcttgagctagcttacgaaaaatagcagtgtggccacagtgACTCAAGCTAGCGGCCCGAGTACAAACCCATCCAATGTGCTGGGTTGcccttgggtggctagcccaggcCACCAgagccacattgctatttttagcatgctagctagtGCGTGTCTGTCTACAGAAGAACCTCCCACCTGACATACCCTGAGGGTACAGATCCTCTTCTTAGTTGGGAAGGTCATGTGTGAGGAGAGCTGAGCTCTTTGTATGTGTATTGGTGGGGGATCTTACAGCACCAAAAGTGTACCAGTACGGTGAGCACTTGTCACATGTTCTGAGCATTTGGAGAAGAGGAACAGAACCAGGTCTTATTTTCCATGCACAGTATGAGTGTCTGATTATCTGTGTTTCTGGGCATGGTGGAAGAAAATGGAATAGATACTGGCTACACTGTGCTTGGGGACTGAAAAAGAGGAGTGGCTGGGTCCAGGAAACTCCCCCTGTGTACAGTCAGTAGACTGACATTGACTTAAACCCATTAGAGTATCAAATCAACTAGCACGTTAGTGGGGCTATCTGAATAAGCACCTGATTATAGACAGATATCTTTAGAAAAAGTACAGTTCTTTATTGCATCTTTCTCTGTCTAGATTTCAATATGCCGTGAACTACCAAACATTGAAGTGATCACATTCAGGTGGGTGTCAAACTAGCAGCCTGAGAGCAGCAGCTGATAGAACAGAGGAAATCCTGTGTCGGGCAGATGACTACAATCTAGCACTATGCTTTTGGTACTTTACTCCTTACTGACCTCGTGACCGTGCCTCTGCCTGCCTGATCTCCAGTACTGAGTCAGGCTGTGTTCCCTCGGGGACAGAGATGCAGAGTGCATTTATTTCCAAGGCTATCTGAGTCTCTCCTGGCATTATGTAAACCTGCATTCTGTattgggggggaatgggggggtgttCATTTTGGGGGAGAAATAACTCTGAGGTGCAGTGTAAAACTTCATATTctctgtgacgggttcggtcacagagacccccttggactgtcacctgatgtgctgagattacctttgagccagttttccctgccaacttgggacttcagaaccctgccttgttgagcccgACACTCTAGCCTTCTGCAACACACACCCAGGTTTGGTCCACGCCCCAAAGCTggagactttaaccaaaaactgcttagcaagtcacctatctccagcacccagacacccagctcccaatgggatccaaaccccaaataaatccgttttattcagtataaagcttatacagggtaaactcataaattgtccgccccctataacactgatagaaagatatgaccagttgtttgctcccccaggtattaatcacttactctgggttaattaataaacaaaaatgattttattaagtataaaaagtaggatttaagtgttttcaagtaataacagacagaacaaagtaagtcaccaagtaaaataaagcaaaaacacgcaagtctaagcctaatacattaagaaaatgATACAAGTAATATCTCACCTTCagagatattccaataagcttgtttcacagactagactccttcctagtctgggcccaatcctttccctggtacagtccttgttagttccagctctgGTGGTAACtagggatttctcatgactggcagccacttttgttctgttccaccccgtTTTATATCTTTGgcccaaggcaggaatcttttgtctccctctgggtccccacccctcctaaatgaaaaagcaccagatttaagatggaatCCAGTagcatgtgacatggtcacatgtcctgtgagaccctaGCCATCATTCTTCCAGGGGTGGCCTGCAAGTCCCCAGGAAGGTTTGcgagtaaacagagccattcacaaccaattgtcctagtccatgggagccatcaagattccaagccaccattaatggcccacactttgcataattacaataggacttcagagtaatacttcgtatttctagcttcagatacaggaatgatacatttatacaaataggttgaacacactcagtagattataagctttgtaatgataccttacaagagaccttttgcataaagcatattccagttatattatattcacattcataagcatatttccataaacatatggagtgcaacgtcacattCTCCCTTATACATAAATTCTATTCCATGTTCCTGACTGGGTTCTGTAGGTCTGCTGGCCCCACACAGTGTCATGAAACTTGTACCAGGCTGGAGAATGTTTGTGTTGAAGTTCTTCTGGATTCTTTCTTAGCTTCTTATGGCATCTTGGAATATAGATCTTGCAAACTATACTGAAAAATCTGTGAAGCTTCTAAAATCTTAACCTTAAAGCCATTTGGTTTGTGGAGCATGCAAGAACTGCTCTTGGGTGTGTATGAGGAGCATATGCAGAAAGAGGGTATAACAGCCAATAAATGGTTCTAGTGAGCAAGAGCTGTTTACAGAATTAGCAAAGAGCCAGGAATCTGCTCATCTCTGTAACCCTGTGCCCCTttcactatttaaaaaagaaaaacctcttgGCATTTTAATTCAAAGTGCCTCTTTAACATTAGCTGCTTattggtgggagagggggaaagcaaCAACATACCTGCCTTCTCCTGCAAAACAGGTCTCTGGCTCCTGCCAAATTAGCCCCTGCCTTTGGGTCTCAGCCATACcttggagcagtggtgggcaacctgtagCCCACGGGCCGCacctggcccatcagggtaatccactggtgggcggCAAGACCGTttatttacattgaccatccgcaggcacggctgcccgcagctcccagtggccaatggtttgctgttcccggccagaATGTCCCTGTGGCgcatgctgcttcccgcagctcccattggctgggaacggcgaaccatggccactgggagctgcgggtggccgtgcctgtAGACAGTcattgtaaacaaactgtctcacagcccaccagtggattaccctgaagGGCCACACGGTGCCCACTACTGCCTTGGAGTGTCTGCATAGCTCCATAGCCGCCCCAGTTAGTGCTTGGGTCCTGAAGCATTCCATGCATTGAAGATGCCTGTTTTCATGGCTCAGGGGAGAAGTTATAAAGAGAAATAAGAGCAGGATGAACATAGATCCTTCTTGGACACTGCTTTTCTCTTTCCCACTGAGCTGTCCCTTGGCAGCAGGAGCCTGTGGGGCCCATCTTAGCCTCCATGTCCAGGAGTGCTGTCTCAGCAAAAATGTCTTTTCAAGACCAAGAGATGTGAGTGACAGTGctaaaattagaagaaaaatatgggagggagaggaggggaggagttCCAGAGGCAGTGTGATGAAGTGGAGCATTCAGAAGGGCAAAGCAAGCTGGCTATGTTTATGTGAACCTGTTTCTGCTAGCTGACTGCTGGATAGTATTTTTAGGGCCCTAAAAGTAGCACAGTTGGCCTCTCTCTGGTCAGTGTTTTTTGTTACCAAATGCTATCTCAACCTATTTGTGTTTGGCAGCTGGGCACCCAGAATGCACTGCACCATCTTAGAGGAGGCTTTCAGGCTCCCACTGTAGGAATGATACAGAAACTAGGACTGAAGAGCTGCAGTGTTGCAGGGGTCCTGCTTCTGCCTGAAAGTTATATTGAGGGTGGAGCTGGTAATTTTTAGGGCCAGAGACTCATTTCTGATGTCCGTGTAATCTCTGTCCAGTGTGAACAGTATCTCCAGCCTGGAGCCAATGAGTCAGTGCCAGAACCTGAGTGAGCTCTATCTGAGGAAGAACAGCATCCCGAGTCTGAACGAGCTCTTCCATCTGAAAAACCTGCCCCGGCTGAGGGTCCTGTGGTTGTCTGAGAATCCCTGTTGTGGTCCAGACCCCCACCGGTACAGAATGACTGTGCTGCGCAACCTCCCCAACCTTCAGAAGCTTGACAACCAAGGTGGGAATCTCAGAatagagtcagtggcagaaagcTTCAGAAAAACCAAGGTTCTGAACTGCCCTGACCCTTAGGGAGTCTTGTTTGGGTTTGTTGGAAATTCAACATACACACCCTAGAACAGCTGAATACTTTACGTAATAAAACTCTCTCTCTTGGCTCTTGTGTGGGCTAAGACAGCACAACAGTAACCCACTCAGCAGTGCTTTGTGCAGAATGGTGCAGGTAGATCTGCCTATGTTGTCAGCCAGCGTTTTCAAACTGTCCTATCCTTTACCCTCTCCGTACAGCAGTAGTTAACAATACCACACAGGGAATGTATGACCAATATCTTCACAGTCATTATCTCAGATACTGTGCCACCAGTTAGTTTGTTACGGGACTCTCGTTTGCTCTTGCAAAACGCAGATGCTGTAACTGGCTCTGCTCCTACTGTCAAAGAAAGTAGGACATGTCGTTCTGTTTGGTAAAGGGATCTTCTGCTGTCAAAACAACAGCTTATGTATCCCACAGTCTCTATCTGCAGATCCTGCtgctgggaaaaaggaggagGGCTCCAAGAGACCTCTGTGAAACCTCTCCTTTAGTATCCCTCTTTATTTGGAGGAGGTAGGGCTGCCAGAGACTTTCCCCTTAGGCTTTGCTGCAGAACAAAGTGGGAAATGAGGACCGCTGATAGTTAGGGGGTATCCCTTATGTCCCTGCTCTCGTACAAGCTGACTGTACCTGCTGTCTCGTCTGTAGTTTGTTACACTACTGGTTGCAGTAATATATTCCAAATTAGAACGATGGTCTGTTTTCCATGTTGATAGAATTCCCTAGAGCATCAGACTGGGCTTCTAACATGTGCTTGTATGTTTTTGGAAGCTGTGACAGAAGAAGAATTGTCACAGGCCCTGGTAGATGGGGAGGAGATCACTGCACCTCCAGCTAAGCGAAATCTGGAGAACGGCTGCCCAGAGGCCAATGAATCGAGTACCACTGAGTGCACAATGGAGCCAAAGAGTGAACATCTGAATTTCACCCTGGAGGAGACAAAGTGAGGGCTCGGTTATTAATTGTTGGGATTCCTTTGCTAAACTTGTATGTCACATGGGGAGATCCTACCAGAAATACTCCTGACAACCAACCCCAACATACCATGGGCCACAGCCGCAGCTGATCAAATCCACATAgcaccactgaagacaatggagctatgctgattttacaccagctgagaacctggcctTGTGCATACAGAGTAGGTCCTTCCATAGGTTGCTTCCTATTTTGCAGTACAACAGCTATGTGTGTGCATGAAAGGGAAGGGATCTTCATATTGAATTATGGTCCTtctcacttttcctttttaaatgtgcCACCTATTATCCAAATGTGCGATGTAGACTCAGCTCTGTGGTCCCAGTTAGCATCACTCCTGTAGTTCCAGCGCTGAGAATTGGATTCTGTCATTCCAgacagtgctgggagcaggctCCTTCTGGCGTTGGGTGCTCTCATTTTGTGtactgccttttttccccccgcACAGCAAGATTCGAGAGCAACTTGGCATGAAGCCTGTTCCCAGAGATAAATTTTCCTCCTTTTCGCCCAGGGAGACTGATGGCAGCAGAAAGAAGAGGGTGAGTGTATTTAAAGGCTAAAGTTGCTACCTTCTAATGTGTCAGGCAAGTTTAAAGAATAAATCTCTGGATCCAGAAAATGTACAACTTTGTACTACCAGATTTGGGTGCACCCAAAGCTGCATAGAACTTTCTGGGTGGGAAGTGGGTGCTGGTCACGTGCCTTTGGGGTAAGTGTCTTGCAGGCTGTTTATTTGTGGCAGAAGCACTGTTGAGCTAAGTGGCTAGCTAGTCCCTGAGATCCATCCTTAGGTGTTGGGGAGCATACAGTGGAGATTAGCCTGTGAATCTATGATACTGTAATGCCTTTAATAAGAAAAGGGGTCAGGATTGATCCCATCAGATAATCATAGGTTAATCTCTACTATCAATTTAATAGCCATCTTTCCTATAGAAAATACGgccttgattctcctctcagcagCTGTGGCCAGTGTGTGGCAATGCTACTCTATGGGAGTAAGTTTCACAGAACGTGTATCTGGCCTGGATGGGACTTGGAGTGTGGCTTGGGCCCACCACCATCACCTCAGTGAATAAAGGAAGGTCAGAATGTGGTCTAGACTAGTCTTGGTCTATTTTGTTTCTCCCCCTGCAGCCAACTGCGGTACTTGTCCACAGAGCTGCAGGTGTCTATTCCGCAGGCCTTGGATTCGGCACCCATAGGGAGTGGCCTTCTCAGTAGAAGGGCACTGTCTTCCTATAACCAGGCAGAGGAGTAGAGAATCTAGAAGTGTGAAAAACACAATCTAGTAACCTTTGAAAACCAGCCCCTAAATGACCCATCACCTTGCTGGGTCAGAGTCCGTACATCTAAAGTAGAAATAATGTCTGTCATGTCTTGACAGAACAACATCCTCAATGCTATCCTGCTGCTCATGAAAGAGCTGGACACAGAGGGCCTGGAAATCATCCACCAAACAGTGGGGAAGAGACTTCAAGCCTTACAGAAGAAGGAGCTTCAGGAAGAGCGATAGTGCCCATTGCAGAATTCTCCAAAGCAGCCACTTTCTGGGCTCACAGAAATGGAACCAGACTGGCAGCACCAGTTCTGCCCACATGCACTTCAGGCGACAGTAAAATCCTCTCTATAGCCTGCTGCACTTTACCTGGGGTGGACTGGGAGGGGGCAGTACTGACCATAGGAAGAAACCAACTCTTGCAACACATGACATCCCCCTTGGCTGTGCATGCCAGGCCTGTGTTGGGAGCTGCCGAGCAAATCTTGCAGCATGCTTTCATCCCACACGACAGGTTCTATTATGCTCATAACTCACATAGCTGAATCCATGCAGTCTAACTTGGTGCTCCCCTAGGACTCACAAGGGAGTCAGAAAACAAAGGTGAGCTGGGGTAAAGCAATCGGTgaagaagggaggagaaagatAACTCTGCTTGTGCTGATGAAAGGGAGTGGAGGAGAGACCTGCCCAGCAGCTACAAATACCATTGCTATTAGGTTTGTTCCAAGAGTGGCTTTAATCAGAGTAATGCTTGGGCAGAGCCCTATAGTTCCTTTCCTTTGCCTCTCTGGGAGTGTAGTATCGCAGAAAGGGTTTATGCCATGCCTTCAAGAGTGGGAGGAGACGGAAAGCAACTTCTGCCAATAAAGATGAGGTTTCACAAAAACAGACTTCTGAACAGATGTGCTAAAAAGAATCACTTAACTCTTAAATTTTTGGTGCAGTTTTTGAAGCTCAGTGTCAAAGTGTTAGTTTATTTTCAACTCCTACCATTTCTTAGTCAGCAGCTTCTTACCCAGTCAAAGGGGTAACTCCAAATATTATCTTGTTGCAACTGAGCCTAAATTCAAGATTCTGGGTGATAAATAACTCTCTCCTGTGTGCTGAAATTTCTCTGCTTTCCATCACCATTCACTCCTTCAGTCTTCAAAGCAGCTAAGAAAAATTTACAACTACTGCAGAGAAAGATAGCCCAGGTGTTCTGACCATGGTAGCAATTGAGACAGAAACAAGCTGGGGATGTTTGCTGGGAGATCTGCTTAGACAGGAGGGTGGAATTGTTCTTTACTGACAAGACTGAACTTCTTAAAAGTGTACAGAACTgttaaatgctaaataaaatGCTGTCCCTATTAGATGGAGTCTGTCAAATCATGTCTGGTGCTATTAAGGGTACTTGGAATAGAGGTGATCAAAGTGATTCTGTTAAGCATCACACATACTAACCTCACTCTGCACCTGTGAAGGGGAGAGGATCCAGGCAGCCTCAGCTCTGCCCTATTAACTTGACTACATAAACAGCTAACCCTGTTGTTGCAAATATCGCATGCACCTATTACATCTTTATAGTGCTGAGCTGCTTTGATCCGTTCTCAGGGTTGGAGCAGAGAATCCTGCTTTAGAACCAAGTGCTGCAACTCACTCTAATTGTCTGGCTGGAAAAAAAGCTGAGGCTCTTCGTCTCCTCTAACGCAGAGCTCAAGGCAGCAGTTGTGCTCTTCTACATTGTGCCAGGGATGCCACCCAATGGAGTGAGGGGCTGACTTAATATAATCATATGTTCTTCCAAGTGCGACATCAGCCCTGGTGCCACATGGGTACCCACTCTCTGGGATATACAGCGCAGGGTGCTGAATGCTGAACTGATTACAGACTAGCACAATACCTGCAATGCAGGCTTCACTAATACTACTCTGCTCCTCAGTGCCCCTctccacagcagggttgggggtctaCATACTGCATTGTTCCATTGGCCAGACCTCACCACAGGAGATGTAGCACGGATGTCCTTCCCTGTCATTGTCAGGCCTGGGGGGAGGATTCTGGTGCCCAGCGTTGGGGAGGTCCCTTGCACATGGCCCATTAACCTGGCCTTTGTATAGGAGAATAGTGTTTGACTTTGCTAatttaggtccagatcctcaaaaggtatttagaggcctaattcccattgatttcagtggaggttaggcccctaaataccttcAAGGATCTAGGTCTTTAGTCCACACTCCTGCACTCTGTTCTCAAGGTCCATTCCAAAGGCTCCAATCtctcatttccattttttttgtgCTTTTTCCTGCAGAGCTGAACAGCATTTCTCAATCTCCTTCACAACTGTCCTGTAATCTATGCAACTGAAATTAGTTCTGTTATTTCTCTCCCAACACTAGGAGAGTCTGAAATAGCTATGGGTCAGAGCTCCTGAGCCATAAAATGATG is part of the Chelonia mydas isolate rCheMyd1 chromosome 9, rCheMyd1.pri.v2, whole genome shotgun sequence genome and harbors:
- the CFAP410 gene encoding cilia- and flagella-associated protein 410, which codes for MAAAPGPAPGDASAALPPPLETRRGRAGAMKLTRKAVLARAKAAELDSVRKLNCWGSCLTDISICRELPNIEVITFSVNSISSLEPMSQCQNLSELYLRKNSIPSLNELFHLKNLPRLRVLWLSENPCCGPDPHRYRMTVLRNLPNLQKLDNQAVTEEELSQALVDGEEITAPPAKRNLENGCPEANESSTTECTMEPKSEHLNFTLEETNKIREQLGMKPVPRDKFSSFSPRETDGSRKKRNNILNAILLLMKELDTEGLEIIHQTVGKRLQALQKKELQEER